In the Sinorhizobium garamanticum genome, one interval contains:
- a CDS encoding cytochrome c biogenesis CcdA family protein: MSAMSNIGLITAFMAGLASFLSPCVLPLVPGYISYVSGNALARQGDATAGRLVTLSLSVCFVLGFSAVFVGLGATTTAFSRLLSSYRDEATLIGGAMVIFLGVFMTGLVRVPWFERDLRFHGSIRGGRPVSAFLLGLAFGFGWTPCIGPVLGAILTVSALSSTASAGIVLLAIYSLGLGVPFLLSAVFADHLMRRLKAVRKLGRALQVGAGGVMVAMGVAMMTGTMTAFSFWLLENVQLLARFG, encoded by the coding sequence ATGTCGGCGATGTCAAATATCGGCCTGATAACAGCTTTCATGGCGGGGCTCGCCTCGTTCCTGTCGCCCTGCGTCCTGCCGCTCGTGCCAGGATACATCTCGTATGTTTCGGGCAATGCGCTCGCCCGGCAGGGTGATGCGACTGCCGGCCGGCTCGTGACGCTGTCGCTCAGCGTCTGCTTCGTACTGGGCTTCTCGGCCGTCTTCGTGGGGCTCGGCGCGACCACTACGGCCTTCAGTCGGCTTCTCTCTTCTTATCGGGACGAGGCGACACTCATTGGCGGCGCGATGGTCATTTTCCTCGGCGTGTTCATGACCGGCCTTGTCCGCGTGCCCTGGTTCGAACGGGATCTGCGCTTCCATGGCAGCATCCGCGGCGGTCGTCCGGTCAGTGCGTTTTTGCTGGGACTCGCCTTCGGCTTTGGCTGGACCCCGTGCATCGGTCCCGTGCTAGGCGCGATCCTCACCGTTAGTGCGCTCTCGTCAACGGCTTCGGCGGGCATTGTTCTCCTCGCCATCTATTCGCTGGGCCTCGGCGTTCCGTTCCTGTTGTCCGCGGTTTTTGCCGATCACCTGATGCGGCGCCTGAAGGCCGTGCGAAAACTTGGGCGCGCGCTGCAGGTCGGCGCGGGCGGCGTCATGGTCGCGATGGGTGTCGCCATGATGACCGGCACGATGACGGCCTTCTCGTTCTGGCTCCTGGAAAACGTGCAGTTGCTTGCGCGGTTTGGCTAA
- a CDS encoding DsbA family protein translates to MRLSWKSVYFVLAGLSLLYAIWYLDQRLSGVLATPEVIAESVNGTEAPRQAAKDHELAAVIVQRHDEIFNDPDSPVGANPKGSTNLAEFFDYNCTYCRQAAQMLAGLERDDRDLRVVFKQNPVFGPDSVFAARAALASQKQGKFLALHEALMAHPGPVTKTSTLEIAVQLGLDLERLKKDMEDTAVDEEIKRTRALARDLHLFSVPSFVVGNEIVQGARNADEMKRLIKSPQGL, encoded by the coding sequence ATGAGGCTAAGCTGGAAGTCCGTTTACTTTGTTCTGGCAGGCCTTTCACTGCTATATGCAATCTGGTACCTGGACCAGCGACTTAGCGGTGTGCTCGCTACTCCGGAAGTCATCGCCGAATCCGTGAACGGGACGGAAGCACCTCGGCAGGCGGCGAAAGACCACGAGCTGGCGGCCGTTATTGTGCAGCGGCACGACGAAATCTTCAACGATCCTGATTCGCCGGTTGGAGCCAACCCAAAGGGCAGCACCAACCTCGCGGAGTTCTTCGATTACAACTGCACCTACTGCCGCCAGGCGGCACAGATGCTCGCTGGATTGGAGCGGGACGACAGAGATCTGCGCGTCGTCTTCAAGCAAAACCCCGTCTTCGGCCCCGACTCAGTCTTTGCTGCCCGTGCCGCGCTCGCCAGCCAGAAGCAGGGCAAGTTTCTCGCGTTGCACGAGGCCCTGATGGCACACCCGGGCCCGGTGACCAAGACGTCAACTTTGGAAATCGCCGTTCAGCTCGGGCTCGACCTCGAGCGGCTCAAGAAGGATATGGAAGACACCGCGGTCGATGAGGAAATCAAGCGCACCAGAGCGCTCGCCCGAGACCTGCACCTCTTTAGTGTGCCCTCTTTCGTCGTCGGCAATGAGATCGTACAGGGTGCGCGCAATGCCGACGAGATGAAGCGGTTGATCAAGTCGCCGCAGGGGCTTTAG
- a CDS encoding cytochrome c peroxidase, translating to MTYDNVVKAVAVFEATLTTPEAPFDQYTNGDENALTAEAKEGLRLCVDGCSACHNGINVGGGMYAPFGVVENPGSEFLP from the coding sequence GTGACGTACGACAATGTCGTGAAGGCCGTTGCCGTTTTCGAGGCGACACTGACCACACCCGAGGCGCCGTTCGACCAATACACAAACGGGGATGAGAACGCGCTCACCGCTGAAGCGAAGGAAGGCCTCAGGCTTTGCGTCGACGGATGCTCCGCCTGCCACAACGGAATAAATGTGGGCGGCGGCATGTACGCTCCATTTGGCGTGGTCGAGAACCCTGGCTCGGAGTTCTTGCCCTAA
- a CDS encoding cytochrome c peroxidase translates to MLYFEPRLWKTHNISCNTCHQIGRGGANGRPTSIGYSGSVAAATRRLHSTPSLVLLSFGTAGRLT, encoded by the coding sequence ATGCTGTATTTCGAACCGCGACTTTGGAAAACGCACAACATCAGCTGCAACACCTGCCATCAGATCGGGCGCGGCGGCGCTAACGGGCGACCCACCTCGATAGGCTATAGCGGCAGCGTGGCGGCCGCAACGCGCCGACTGCACTCAACTCCGTCTTTGGTACTGCTCAGTTTTGGGACGGCCGGGCGGCTGACCTGA
- a CDS encoding M16 family metallopeptidase: protein MLSNGMEVVVIPDHRAPIVRQMVWYKAGNADEPPSKSGIAHFLEHLMFERTKKHPAGKLPARSAMRRTASRLPTTPPTIRWFRRRALGTMMEFEADRMRHLVLTDAVVASERDVFQRGADAGDPRASIETPLGVEPSSVKPHRLELLVKMAHGSMLPFRRSQRPTTGRATVTATWPKVRLTTYRRIGRRLHDGKEDFFSNRCDRRQQSGAFDQAARNPINRLIRCTFAKRIFELGAGPGLVSSMAVPASAAIF from the coding sequence ATGCTGAGCAACGGCATGGAGGTGGTCGTCATACCCGATCACCGGGCGCCGATCGTCAGGCAGATGGTCTGGTACAAGGCCGGTAACGCCGACGAACCACCTAGCAAATCCGGCATCGCTCATTTCCTGGAGCATCTGATGTTCGAGAGAACGAAGAAGCATCCGGCCGGCAAGCTTCCCGCAAGATCGGCGATGAGGAGAACGGCTTCACGTCTTCCGACTACACCGCCTACTATCCGATGGTTCCGCCGGAGGGCGCTCGGGACAATGATGGAATTCGAAGCTGACCGGATGCGTCATCTCGTACTCACCGACGCGGTGGTCGCGTCCGAGCGCGATGTCTTTCAGCGAGGGGCAGATGCAGGCGACCCTCGGGCGTCGATCGAAACGCCTCTCGGCGTCGAACCGAGCTCGGTGAAGCCGCATCGGCTGGAGCTGCTCGTCAAAATGGCGCACGGCTCGATGTTGCCATTCCGGCGATCGCAACGACCTACCACTGGGCGTGCAACTGTCACGGCGACTTGGCCGAAGGTGCGCCTGACAACGTATCGCCGGATTGGCCGGAGACTGCATGATGGAAAAGAGGATTTCTTCAGCAACAGATGCGATCGACGACAACAATCAGGCGCTTTCGACCAGGCGGCACGCAATCCCATCAACCGTCTCATCCGCTGCACCTTCGCAAAGCGCATTTTCGAGCTGGGCGCGGGACCAGGCTTGGTTTCCTCTATGGCCGTTCCGGCGAGTGCTGCAATTTTCTGA